The genomic segment GTCTTCGAAGGAAATTCTAAGACCGTTGATTCGGCGGATAGGGTATTTCTGTCGAACGATTACTGCTCCGAAGGTTTGTCTTCTGAGCTCCGGCGGCCCCTTCTTTACTGTGACGTTGACGTAATCACCGATTGAAGCTGACGGCATACGTGAATATCTTCCGGTGTACTTTGTAACCTGTATTACTGTGAGCGTCTTGGCACCGGTGTTATCGGCGCAGGTTATTACTGAGCCGACTGGGATAGCTCGTGTAATGTAGAGCTTGAACTCCTCGACTCCCTTCGCCGAAACTGCACGAGACTTAGTGGACACCTATCTACTCGCCTACCTTTTCAATTACTACGAAGGCCGCGGTCTTTGTCAACGGGCGGCACTCAGCGATTGTAACAGTATCTCCTTTCTTAACCTCGA from the Nitrososphaerota archaeon genome contains:
- a CDS encoding 50S ribosomal protein L14; protein product: MSTKSRAVSAKGVEEFKLYITRAIPVGSVITCADNTGAKTLTVIQVTKYTGRYSRMPSASIGDYVNVTVKKGPPELRRQTFGAVIVRQKYPIRRINGLRISFEDNAAVIMTPEGDMKGTGIKGPVASEAAERWPRIANLAPMIV